A window of Campylobacter ureolyticus contains these coding sequences:
- a CDS encoding hemagglutinin repeat-containing protein — protein MNFKNHLNIILSLTLLFPNLSLAEILADTNVPKSNQPTILKTPNNAIQVDIVKPNNKGVSINEYSKFNTTDDGTILNNSRNGADTITGGYIHANPRLSEGSAKLIVNKINSDKKSSLKGNIEIAGDKADLMIANPSGIDIDGVHFINSKSTTLTTGELKFKDGALNNIDVKQGEISISNRGLKDESNYLNIISKTAKISANVYANNLNIITGKNKLDKDLNILSSSSDDTKISIDTSNLGGMYANRIKLIATNKGIGVNNNAKIVANNDISINLNGDLINKADIVSNDNINIKAKDVENSGNNDKKTIVKSQTINLKANNLNNKDSIIQTNSKLTLKSNNLINKDSIIGKDNLNKNTHNNIKNNNNNNKKNTNNSQIVVKNTILNKNSKILSNKLNLEINKDIDNKNSNLNISSINNKLDNIKNSNTNFIVENEVNLNLNSLLQNSSNFSSNNNLSIKADSDIINSHNSQISSCKNLNLIASNTIKNSNSKLVSNGDINLKSNYIYTDKLISSNKNLFIDSKKIDNLGDIKANNITINSNFLNNELSIISYSNLDIKTNFLNNKNSLVYALNKAIIKSDEIINSSDEKNNKGIQAKNLKIDSTTLDNSNGNIISNGLLDIKIKDSLNNTLGYIGAYLDLNLNSSLLNNKDGFIISNKNLFINTDKYSNHGNLQARKNLSLITKDTINYNGGFYANKDIFIKTTDDFINNTKLISNNNLIINANNITNKGTIHSLNDMSLNSYLNLNNFGEIASNKNLFINSNYLMNNKANIYSNKALIINSNDILNIDKSTLYSKDDMILNTNTLINKDSSNIISDKNLNIFYTKDKISNNSLDYNNLLKSNYDYLSYLSKLNSNENYKSLKIDNLSSLMYSRGDMSINAKELNNRSLDELKINKNPKTKKGSINLRDNNQKIIPFGVDIDKLKQDIIENYKINNNYKEPSSKYVENELKKEIINKNEKLYILSLHKNTKSNGKNIYNDIKFDFINNQAIITTSHIRDNEKTRKIDYAINKQTINEDDLAKFRPSSIISNKSINFLTNNLLNDKSIVFANKDINLKDTNLINQGLDLTHNIISRATYEWREKKRRRDKIRHKWVTKGGSLGTISKNYQEVGYPSIFAANGKITGSLAKLNNGKPNIADTIINKTPKFMKDDKDIFYKSLLKKDIYLNNITNPYKNNSFIISNNPPTFKDNFINPTNQKYYYLNNGYIYDENIPNSDYMHNKLTYIYDFRNSALKSILFKNNTPLNASSLIYSGSGISLDIDGDLNNYSSIISNNYIKINANNITNKFADIKANNELILNANNDILNLSSLIEAGSIYLQANNIFNQTLSNTNTLTHSYGKESFTNIADISAITSTKGDTVLNAKDSIYLRGSNINSNKNIALLANNNILSKTVKDKGSYDFSMSGGYYKRDYEYSLGSNLNAKENILLKANKDITLISSNLNSNKDTILNSGNNINVLSSLESDYSETKSTSKGFMSKKTELIKSLEQNVKSSNIDGKNVLINSGKNITIAGSSIKANNAINLNSNNDINILSSKYSNFSQSYKSKSKFGGVSKSINLDESANTLLKSSSLKSSDILLNSNFNILLSSATINADQSIFLNAKDSVFINSSKEITSKRSISKKSSFNPFNLALSISSLGVIDNPIYTQNIHKDLNSKVTQKASNLKANKDILINSNNDININGSNLIANKDISLTSKKGSVNILASKDSITNAVYDKKIEVSMISPFESFKNSINDIKNQETKAKTNLAKASYDEYDKQTNISKTNSSNLISNQNIKINSFKDTDIIGSNLNAKENINLSSKHGDINILSSTNNLLEDIKKKNIEATLSLTVQNEYAQIGSAAKDLEEATKQLKSVKKEYDSYKKELNSLKDKLSNLKQRYKNKEEGIDYLDIEDLQDFINDLTDEEKYYKSNIALATENVASKSAALLSQTASAAASSGTYGFSVGVSADIKGNKFNSNLNDITNISSNLKANNINLNSYNDTTITGSNLLALNDITINSTNLNINSSQDTFTYKDKNKELSGSISFTIYGGGGGSLGLNYAQSHLNKDSIINNNSKLLANNDININTANNTAIKGANLKADNTFNLKTNNLTLQSQRDILNSNFKSNSFGVGVGFSGDNNPNPSAISNNMVSYKDTKLSNANANFSKNRSSSKTKQTVLSSITGDKVNIDVQQNTNLKGSLIAAGEYKTIIDEDGSKKTIFIDNKNLNLKTGSLTFSNLKNSNYSKKTSLGVGVNVALNKDDKNKPNNQKTNNTNLNSKITSATYSNNKDLTYNSSKTLATIGKGNLIVSNIDISNLNKDELDNFQSNKTDNLSNLDDLVRLNKDTNQINKDLYNTNINSNIDASIDTRLFSKEGRKEIKDDYNKATAITKALSTIIQTKELNFNEEVGQNYNSYVFNTIYGKELIDTLINPTIQINEKENYISYLMKNLAKQNGYNLDNLEVKFIDDTNTLGANNQKFKGNYNQQNNTIILNLANIKNLNEFINTLGHELTHAIKSHQNSFIPQDNFQNNYANIKGEILSNYLNKALNLKDENVNLNNTNLNYTNNTNTKDTLLSNLDKFNSQDMSKSDNKIFIYNNRVVGIDKNLNDNLVVDLTTWEALTNGYLMPDIKDKLFFSPFIKINNILSDKTIINDIPDTNKYTNQYDLTNKSDFEKLRVKTEQTYENINNNTKIVFINGMGNTLENARESVNLIKQDYGNNVGLINNATGKYLGIIEDAAEWVSNFTTTKDVLNAYSIKQLSKDTIIITHSAGNEDIFKANKINKEIGVKTPYNLISVGSPKSATDLKQSTKNVGANFITQINHKNDPVANGWLNKDASYRMKFLNDDKSFRLPFFDDLKEYHPFETYYPDIKDIKNKNDN, from the coding sequence ATGAATTTCAAAAACCATCTCAACATAATTTTATCCTTAACACTTCTTTTTCCAAATCTATCTTTAGCTGAGATTTTAGCTGATACTAATGTCCCTAAATCTAACCAACCTACCATTTTAAAAACTCCAAATAATGCTATACAAGTTGATATCGTTAAACCAAACAATAAAGGAGTATCAATAAACGAATACTCTAAATTTAATACAACAGATGATGGAACGATACTTAATAATTCAAGAAATGGAGCAGATACTATAACAGGAGGCTATATACATGCAAATCCAAGACTAAGCGAAGGCTCAGCCAAACTTATTGTAAATAAGATAAACTCAGATAAAAAAAGTAGCTTAAAAGGAAATATAGAAATAGCAGGAGATAAAGCTGATCTTATGATAGCAAATCCTAGTGGTATAGATATAGATGGAGTTCATTTTATAAACTCTAAATCAACTACTTTAACTACAGGAGAGCTTAAATTTAAAGATGGAGCTTTAAATAATATAGATGTAAAACAAGGTGAGATATCTATAAGTAATAGAGGTTTAAAAGATGAAAGTAATTATTTAAATATCATTTCTAAAACTGCTAAGATAAGTGCTAATGTTTATGCCAATAATCTAAACATAATAACTGGAAAAAATAAACTAGATAAAGATTTAAATATATTATCAAGTAGTAGTGATGATACTAAAATATCAATTGATACTTCAAATTTAGGTGGAATGTATGCAAATAGAATAAAACTTATTGCTACAAATAAAGGTATTGGAGTAAATAATAATGCAAAAATAGTTGCAAATAATGATATATCTATAAACTTAAATGGAGATCTTATAAATAAAGCAGATATAGTATCTAATGATAATATAAATATAAAAGCTAAAGATGTAGAAAATAGTGGAAATAATGATAAAAAAACCATAGTTAAATCGCAAACCATAAATTTAAAAGCAAATAATTTAAACAATAAAGACTCTATCATACAAACCAACTCTAAACTAACCCTAAAATCAAATAATTTAATAAATAAAGACTCTATCATAGGAAAAGATAATTTAAATAAAAATACTCACAATAATATAAAAAACAATAATAACAACAATAAAAAAAACACTAACAACAGCCAAATAGTAGTAAAAAATACTATTTTAAATAAAAACTCTAAAATACTATCTAATAAGTTAAATCTTGAAATAAATAAAGATATAGATAACAAAAACTCAAATTTAAATATTTCAAGCATAAATAATAAACTAGATAATATAAAAAACAGTAATACAAACTTTATAGTAGAAAATGAAGTAAATTTAAACCTTAATAGCCTTCTTCAAAACAGCTCTAACTTTAGCTCAAACAATAATTTATCCATAAAAGCAGATAGTGATATTATAAATAGCCATAACTCACAAATCTCATCATGTAAAAATTTAAACTTAATAGCTAGTAACACTATAAAAAACAGTAACTCTAAGCTAGTTTCTAATGGTGATATAAATTTAAAATCAAATTATATATACACAGATAAATTGATATCATCAAATAAAAACTTATTTATAGATTCTAAAAAAATAGATAATTTAGGCGATATAAAAGCAAACAATATAACAATTAATTCAAATTTTTTAAATAACGAGTTAAGTATAATATCTTACAGCAATTTAGATATTAAAACAAACTTTTTAAATAATAAAAACTCTTTAGTTTATGCATTAAACAAAGCTATTATTAAATCAGATGAAATTATAAATAGTAGTGATGAAAAAAACAATAAAGGTATTCAAGCTAAAAATTTAAAAATAGATTCAACTACTTTAGATAACTCAAACGGAAATATTATTTCAAATGGGTTGTTAGATATAAAGATTAAAGATTCTTTAAATAATACCTTAGGCTATATAGGTGCTTATTTAGATCTTAATTTAAACTCATCACTTCTTAATAATAAAGATGGATTTATCATCTCAAATAAAAATCTATTTATAAATACCGATAAATACAGTAATCACGGAAATCTTCAAGCAAGAAAGAATTTATCTTTAATCACAAAAGATACTATAAACTATAATGGTGGCTTTTATGCAAATAAAGATATCTTTATAAAAACAACAGATGATTTTATAAATAATACAAAGCTTATATCAAACAATAACCTTATAATAAATGCAAACAATATAACAAATAAAGGCACTATTCACTCATTAAACGATATGAGTTTAAACTCATATTTAAATTTAAATAACTTTGGCGAAATAGCATCAAATAAAAATCTTTTTATAAACTCTAATTATTTAATGAACAATAAAGCAAATATCTATTCAAACAAAGCTTTGATAATTAATTCAAACGATATTTTAAATATAGATAAATCAACTCTTTATAGTAAAGATGATATGATTTTAAATACAAATACTCTTATAAATAAAGATAGCTCAAATATAATATCGGACAAAAATCTAAATATCTTTTATACAAAAGATAAAATTTCAAATAACAGTTTAGATTATAATAATTTACTAAAATCAAATTATGACTATTTATCTTATCTATCAAAGCTAAATAGTAATGAAAACTATAAAAGTTTAAAAATAGATAATCTATCATCTTTAATGTATTCTAGAGGTGATATGAGTATAAATGCTAAAGAGCTTAATAACAGATCACTTGATGAACTTAAAATAAATAAAAATCCTAAAACAAAAAAAGGAAGTATAAATTTAAGAGATAATAATCAAAAAATAATACCATTTGGAGTTGATATAGATAAATTAAAACAAGATATTATAGAAAACTATAAAATAAATAATAATTATAAAGAGCCCAGTAGCAAGTATGTAGAAAATGAACTTAAAAAAGAAATTATTAACAAAAATGAAAAACTATATATCTTAAGCTTACATAAAAATACAAAATCAAATGGTAAAAATATCTACAATGATATAAAATTTGATTTTATAAATAATCAAGCCATTATTACAACAAGCCATATAAGAGATAATGAAAAAACAAGAAAGATAGATTATGCAATTAATAAGCAAACTATAAATGAAGATGATTTGGCTAAATTTAGACCATCTAGTATTATTTCAAATAAAAGTATTAATTTTTTAACAAATAATTTATTAAATGATAAAAGCATAGTATTTGCAAACAAAGATATAAATTTAAAAGATACAAATTTAATTAATCAAGGTCTTGATTTAACTCATAATATCATATCAAGAGCTACTTATGAGTGGAGAGAGAAAAAAAGACGAAGAGATAAAATAAGACACAAATGGGTTACAAAAGGTGGATCTTTAGGAACCATATCTAAAAATTACCAAGAGGTAGGATATCCATCTATATTTGCAGCAAATGGTAAAATAACAGGCTCTTTAGCTAAGCTTAATAACGGAAAGCCAAATATCGCAGATACAATAATAAATAAAACACCCAAATTTATGAAAGATGATAAGGATATATTTTATAAATCTTTATTAAAAAAAGATATATATTTAAACAATATCACAAATCCATATAAAAACAACTCTTTTATAATTAGCAATAACCCCCCTACTTTTAAAGATAATTTTATAAATCCTACTAATCAAAAATACTACTATTTAAATAACGGTTATATTTATGATGAAAACATTCCAAATAGTGATTATATGCATAATAAACTAACTTATATTTATGATTTTAGAAACAGCGCTTTAAAAAGCATATTATTTAAAAATAACACTCCATTAAATGCTTCATCTTTAATTTATTCAGGTAGTGGAATTTCTCTAGATATAGATGGAGACTTAAATAACTACTCAAGCATTATAAGCAATAACTACATAAAGATAAATGCAAATAACATTACAAATAAATTTGCAGATATAAAGGCAAATAATGAATTAATCCTAAATGCAAATAATGATATATTAAATCTATCTTCTTTAATTGAGGCAGGAAGTATCTATCTACAAGCAAATAATATATTTAATCAAACCCTATCAAATACAAACACCCTAACTCACTCTTATGGAAAAGAAAGTTTTACAAATATAGCAGATATTTCAGCTATTACTTCAACCAAAGGCGATACAGTATTAAATGCAAAAGATAGTATCTATCTAAGAGGTTCAAACATAAACTCAAATAAAAATATAGCCCTACTTGCAAATAACAACATCTTAAGTAAGACTGTAAAAGATAAAGGCTCATATGACTTTTCTATGAGCGGGGGATATTATAAAAGAGATTATGAATACAGCCTAGGATCAAATTTAAATGCAAAAGAAAATATTTTATTAAAGGCAAATAAAGATATAACTTTAATAAGTTCAAATTTAAACTCAAATAAAGATACAATCCTAAACTCAGGTAACAACATAAATGTCCTCTCATCCTTAGAGAGTGATTACAGCGAAACTAAATCAACCTCAAAAGGATTTATGTCTAAAAAAACAGAACTTATAAAATCTTTAGAGCAAAACGTAAAAAGCTCAAATATAGATGGAAAAAATGTATTAATAAACTCAGGAAAAAACATAACTATTGCAGGATCTAGTATAAAAGCTAATAATGCTATAAATTTAAACTCAAATAACGATATAAATATACTATCTTCTAAATACTCAAATTTTAGCCAAAGCTATAAAAGTAAATCCAAATTTGGTGGAGTTAGTAAGAGTATAAATTTAGATGAGAGCGCAAATACTTTATTAAAATCAAGCAGTTTAAAAAGCAGTGATATCTTACTTAATTCAAACTTTAATATCTTACTCTCATCAGCTACTATAAATGCAGATCAAAGCATCTTTTTAAATGCAAAAGATAGTGTATTTATAAACTCAAGCAAAGAGATAACTAGCAAAAGATCTATTAGTAAAAAAAGTTCATTTAATCCGTTTAATTTAGCTTTGTCAATATCAAGTCTAGGAGTTATAGATAATCCCATCTACACACAAAACATCCATAAAGATCTAAACTCTAAAGTTACTCAAAAAGCTTCTAATCTAAAAGCCAATAAAGATATATTAATTAACTCAAACAACGATATCAATATAAATGGATCAAACCTAATTGCAAATAAAGATATAAGCTTAACTTCAAAAAAAGGAAGTGTTAATATACTAGCTTCTAAAGATAGCATAACAAATGCTGTTTATGATAAAAAAATAGAAGTTTCTATGATAAGTCCATTTGAGTCTTTTAAAAACTCAATCAATGATATAAAAAATCAAGAAACCAAAGCAAAAACTAATTTAGCCAAAGCAAGTTATGATGAGTATGATAAACAAACAAACATATCTAAAACAAACTCATCAAATTTAATCTCAAATCAAAATATAAAAATAAACTCTTTTAAGGATACAGACATTATAGGTTCAAACCTAAATGCTAAAGAAAATATTAATCTCTCTTCAAAACATGGAGATATAAACATACTCTCATCAACTAATAATCTATTAGAAGATATTAAAAAGAAAAACATTGAAGCAACCCTTTCTCTTACTGTACAAAACGAATACGCACAGATAGGAAGTGCGGCTAAGGATTTAGAGGAAGCAACCAAACAGTTAAAAAGTGTAAAAAAAGAGTATGACTCTTATAAAAAAGAGCTTAACTCCTTAAAAGATAAACTTTCAAATTTAAAACAAAGATATAAAAATAAAGAAGAAGGAATTGATTACTTAGATATAGAAGATTTACAAGATTTTATAAATGATCTAACAGATGAAGAAAAATACTATAAATCAAACATAGCTTTAGCTACTGAAAATGTAGCTTCTAAATCAGCAGCTTTACTCTCTCAAACAGCCTCAGCAGCAGCAAGCTCAGGAACTTATGGATTTAGTGTAGGAGTAAGTGCTGATATAAAAGGAAATAAATTTAATTCAAATCTAAATGATATAACAAATATAAGCTCAAACCTAAAAGCAAACAATATAAATTTAAACTCCTATAATGATACAACCATAACAGGATCAAATTTATTAGCCTTAAATGATATAACAATAAACTCAACTAATCTAAATATAAACTCATCACAAGACACTTTTACATATAAAGATAAAAACAAAGAATTAAGTGGAAGTATAAGCTTTACAATCTATGGAGGAGGTGGTGGAAGCTTAGGACTAAATTATGCTCAAAGCCATCTTAATAAAGACAGTATAATAAACAATAACTCAAAGCTTTTAGCAAACAATGATATAAATATAAATACTGCAAATAATACAGCTATAAAAGGAGCAAATTTAAAAGCTGATAATACTTTTAATCTAAAAACAAACAATCTTACATTACAGAGTCAAAGAGATATATTAAACTCAAATTTCAAATCAAACTCATTTGGAGTAGGAGTTGGATTTAGTGGAGATAATAATCCAAATCCATCTGCTATCTCTAACAATATGGTAAGTTATAAAGATACAAAACTATCAAATGCAAATGCAAACTTTTCTAAAAATAGATCTAGCTCTAAAACTAAGCAAACAGTTCTTTCAAGTATAACAGGAGATAAGGTAAATATAGATGTGCAACAAAACACTAATCTAAAAGGCTCTTTAATAGCAGCAGGAGAGTATAAAACTATAATAGATGAAGATGGAAGTAAAAAAACTATATTTATAGATAATAAAAATCTAAATTTAAAAACAGGCTCTTTAACATTTAGTAATCTTAAAAACTCAAACTACTCTAAAAAAACAAGTTTAGGTGTGGGAGTAAATGTAGCTTTAAATAAAGATGATAAAAATAAACCAAACAATCAAAAAACAAATAACACAAATCTAAACTCTAAAATAACAAGTGCAACTTATTCTAATAACAAAGACTTAACTTATAACTCATCAAAAACATTAGCAACTATAGGAAAAGGAAATCTAATAGTATCAAACATAGATATCTCAAATTTAAATAAAGATGAGTTAGATAATTTTCAATCTAATAAAACAGATAACTTATCTAATTTAGATGACTTAGTAAGACTAAATAAAGATACAAATCAAATAAATAAAGATTTATATAATACAAACATAAACTCAAACATAGATGCATCAATAGATACAAGATTATTTAGTAAAGAAGGAAGGAAAGAGATAAAAGATGATTACAATAAAGCAACCGCTATAACTAAAGCTCTTTCAACTATAATTCAAACAAAAGAGCTAAATTTTAATGAAGAAGTTGGACAAAACTATAATTCGTATGTATTTAATACTATCTACGGCAAAGAGCTTATAGATACTTTAATAAACCCAACTATTCAAATCAATGAAAAAGAAAACTACATAAGCTACTTAATGAAAAACTTAGCTAAACAAAACGGATATAACCTTGATAATTTAGAAGTTAAATTTATAGATGATACTAATACATTAGGAGCAAACAATCAAAAATTTAAAGGAAACTACAATCAACAAAATAACACAATAATTCTAAATTTAGCTAATATAAAAAATTTAAATGAGTTTATAAATACATTAGGACACGAACTAACTCATGCTATAAAATCTCATCAAAATAGTTTTATTCCACAAGATAATTTTCAAAACAACTATGCAAACATAAAAGGTGAAATTTTAAGTAATTATTTAAATAAAGCTTTAAATTTAAAAGATGAAAATGTAAATTTAAACAATACAAATCTAAATTACACAAACAATACAAACACCAAAGATACACTATTATCAAACTTAGACAAATTTAACTCGCAAGATATGAGTAAGAGTGATAATAAAATATTTATATACAATAATCGTGTCGTTGGTATAGATAAAAATTTAAATGATAATTTAGTTGTAGATCTAACAACTTGGGAAGCTTTAACAAACGGATATCTTATGCCAGATATAAAAGATAAATTGTTTTTTTCACCATTTATTAAAATCAATAATATCTTATCAGACAAAACAATTATAAACGATATCCCAGATACAAACAAATACACAAATCAATATGATTTAACAAACAAATCAGACTTTGAAAAATTAAGAGTAAAAACAGAGCAAACATATGAAAATATAAATAATAATACAAAGATTGTATTTATAAATGGTATGGGCAATACTTTGGAAAATGCAAGGGAAAGTGTAAATTTAATAAAACAAGATTATGGAAACAATGTGGGTTTAATAAATAATGCTACAGGTAAATATTTAGGCATAATAGAAGATGCTGCTGAGTGGGTATCAAACTTCACTACTACAAAAGATGTATTAAATGCATATAGCATAAAGCAACTATCAAAAGATACAATCATAATAACTCACAGTGCAGGAAATGAAGATATATTCAAAGCAAATAAAATAAATAAAGAAATAGGAGTAAAAACGCCATACAATCTAATAAGTGTAGGTTCACCAAAATCAGCAACTGATTTAAAACAAAGCACTAAAAATGTAGGTGCAAATTTCATAACACAGATAAATCATAAAAATGATCCTGTGGCAAATGGATGGTTAAATAAGGATGCGAGTTATAGGATGAAATTTTTAAATGATGATAAAAGCTTTAGATTGCCATTTTTTGACGATTTAAAAGAATATCATCCGTTTGAAACATATTATCCAGATATAAAAGATATAAAGAATAAAAATGATAACTAA